In one window of Eggerthella guodeyinii DNA:
- a CDS encoding glycosyltransferase family 2 protein, with translation MSTSQPLISIIVPIFNAEPYLEQCLDSVLAQTYRELDIICLNDGSTDGSLAIMQAYADRDERIRVIDKQNQGYGATCNRGLEEARGAWISIVEPDDWIEPGMYADMLAFAATLDGPVDIVKTPYWRIWMPDTPEQRKLNCSYRNRIKPPRQPFVIRDAAHLLTHHPSIWSAVYRKPFLDVHGIRFREYPGAGWADNPFLIETLCQAERIAYLDKPYYCYREETPEKSKSFALNNTLLPFERWNDMMDVLERIGMDDETVLRAHNSRGFTYLSGVLEEVDLSHEEVRTAATRMFERMDADLVLSDAEIPPGCKRMFADLRSMPEPHVRSTPYVWGLVKQGLYNLKNVGPSFTWYTLSCYVKKKSRREGKE, from the coding sequence ATGAGCACATCGCAGCCCCTGATCAGCATCATCGTTCCCATATTCAACGCCGAGCCGTATCTCGAACAATGCCTCGACAGCGTTTTGGCGCAAACGTACCGCGAGCTCGATATCATCTGCCTCAACGACGGCAGCACCGACGGTTCGCTTGCCATCATGCAGGCATACGCCGATCGCGATGAGCGCATCCGCGTCATCGACAAGCAGAACCAGGGCTACGGCGCAACTTGCAACCGTGGTCTTGAGGAGGCACGCGGCGCATGGATATCCATCGTCGAGCCCGACGACTGGATCGAGCCCGGCATGTACGCCGACATGCTCGCCTTCGCAGCAACGCTTGACGGCCCGGTCGACATCGTGAAAACCCCGTACTGGCGCATCTGGATGCCCGACACGCCCGAGCAGCGCAAGCTGAACTGCAGCTATCGCAACCGCATCAAACCGCCCCGTCAGCCGTTCGTCATCCGCGACGCGGCGCATCTGTTAACCCACCATCCGTCAATCTGGTCGGCCGTCTACCGGAAGCCGTTCCTCGACGTACACGGCATTCGGTTTCGCGAATATCCCGGCGCTGGATGGGCTGACAATCCGTTCCTGATTGAAACGCTCTGCCAAGCCGAGCGCATCGCCTACCTCGACAAACCGTATTACTGCTACCGGGAAGAAACGCCCGAGAAGTCGAAGTCGTTCGCGCTCAACAACACGTTGTTGCCCTTCGAGCGCTGGAACGACATGATGGACGTGCTCGAACGCATTGGGATGGACGACGAAACCGTGTTGCGTGCCCACAACAGCCGCGGGTTCACCTATTTGAGCGGCGTGCTCGAAGAAGTCGACCTGTCGCACGAAGAGGTGCGCACGGCGGCAACCCGCATGTTCGAGCGCATGGATGCCGATCTCGTGTTGTCGGATGCCGAGATCCCGCCCGGCTGCAAGCGGATGTTTGCCGACCTGCGCAGCATGCCCGAACCACACGTCCGGTCGACGCCGTACGTGTGGGGGCTTGTCAAACAGGGGCTGTACAACCTAAAGAACGTGGGCCCCTCGTTCACCTGGTACACACTGTCCTGCTATGTTAAGAAAAAGAGCAGACGCGAAGGCAAGGAATAA
- a CDS encoding GDP-mannose 4,6-dehydratase, giving the protein MESGTLGEVYNVGGHNERPNIFIVKKIIEEMSNAVCDSEITEALITFVEDRKGHDRRYGIAPDKIKTDLGWHPKTKFEDGIVLTIKWYLAHKD; this is encoded by the coding sequence TTGGAGTCTGGGACGCTGGGAGAGGTGTACAACGTTGGCGGCCATAACGAGCGTCCAAATATCTTCATTGTGAAGAAAATCATTGAAGAGATGTCGAATGCTGTTTGCGACTCTGAGATCACTGAGGCTTTGATCACGTTCGTGGAGGATCGGAAGGGGCACGATAGGCGTTACGGCATAGCACCCGATAAGATCAAAACGGATCTCGGCTGGCATCCTAAAACCAAGTTCGAAGACGGCATTGTGCTCACTATCAAATGGTATCTGGCTCATAAAGATTAG
- a CDS encoding LCP family protein has protein sequence MVDEAEKLTGVEIPCYMMITFASFEALIDAMGGIVVDVPKDIKVPDPMTAEDVTVKAGDDQYLDGSEALVLARARKEYDDNQEALRQINVRNLEIAMLQKVLDLDSEKAANVVLVDLEENTSTIWTWPALRRRSLQGDLSGFGVWDAGRGVQRWRP, from the coding sequence GTGGTCGATGAAGCCGAGAAGCTTACCGGTGTCGAGATACCTTGCTATATGATGATAACCTTCGCGTCCTTTGAGGCTTTAATCGATGCTATGGGCGGCATTGTGGTGGACGTGCCGAAGGATATCAAGGTCCCCGACCCTATGACTGCAGAGGACGTGACCGTAAAAGCGGGGGACGATCAGTATCTCGATGGGTCGGAGGCTCTCGTGTTGGCTCGAGCCCGCAAGGAATACGACGACAATCAGGAAGCGCTGCGTCAGATCAACGTGCGCAATCTGGAAATCGCCATGCTGCAAAAAGTACTCGATCTTGACAGCGAGAAAGCTGCAAACGTCGTGTTGGTGGATCTCGAGGAGAACACGAGCACCATCTGGACATGGCCGGCTCTACGTCGAAGATCACTGCAAGGCGATCTATCTGGTTTTGGAGTCTGGGACGCTGGGAGAGGTGTACAACGTTGGCGGCCATAA
- a CDS encoding DUF6541 family protein — MWSMFVVSVLAGIVFLYVPGFLLLRACRLPRLTALVSAPLLSIVGYLLLCLLYAKLGVFSSWMTLVIPLFLVGTVALVAGSILGRGIEVACGARFSPDGDPRVAGGREGGWTSDWVLLGLYVLVGLVVSAACFALFLDGPDSFPQEYDNVHHLGVTLGFVQSGNWSPFAATLYASAADSAINPLPGVGYYPTAWNCLCALVVSVLGVSTALAANAVNFAFIAVVFPSGMFLLMRIMFPKKPGIVAWGSLCALAFSAFPWMLLLFGPLYPNMIAFCLLPLVLFSFMSLFSKGVGIAGRAAAALLFFMGMLCCAFAQPNAAFTAAVFLAPFCARQAYRAASRIPVPAGRQRLVQVACCAGACAAMAVVWYVLYKAPFLQSVVSHSWPAISSKPEAFVDTLLLGFRAGGVQVVLAALVIVGALYTLRRREYLWLSVSYAIMALLYIVDASSDGPLQHLLTGFWYTDSCRVAASAALFAIPLASMGLWAAAQGLRRLAERMFPKASPRKIGIGGTCVVAVAFVLANYYPGIALPVDGVKVTALEWTMSYMHRQNDADELRVYGADERAFVQEALSVLPEDALLINVPDDGSAFAYAVDGARVYYRYLRTYGEDDETEESELIRSKLSEISANQDVRDAVDKIGAEYLIVLDQGKSEQESPRLFTYENGKNWKGIDSVDDDTPGFEIVLSRDDMRLYRITAA; from the coding sequence ATGTGGAGCATGTTTGTCGTGTCGGTTCTTGCGGGGATCGTCTTTTTGTACGTCCCGGGGTTCTTGTTGCTTCGGGCATGCCGACTGCCTCGCCTTACCGCGCTCGTTTCCGCCCCTTTGCTTTCCATCGTGGGGTACCTGCTGCTTTGCTTGCTGTATGCGAAGCTCGGGGTCTTCAGCTCTTGGATGACCCTTGTCATCCCGCTGTTTCTCGTGGGGACGGTTGCGCTCGTCGCAGGTTCCATCTTGGGGCGGGGGATTGAGGTGGCGTGCGGTGCTCGCTTCTCGCCAGATGGCGATCCTCGCGTCGCTGGGGGGCGCGAAGGGGGATGGACGTCCGACTGGGTGCTGCTCGGATTGTACGTGCTGGTGGGGCTCGTCGTCTCCGCTGCCTGCTTCGCGCTGTTCCTGGACGGCCCCGATTCCTTCCCTCAAGAGTACGATAACGTGCACCATCTGGGCGTAACGCTCGGTTTCGTCCAGTCGGGCAACTGGTCGCCCTTTGCCGCCACCCTGTATGCGTCCGCAGCTGATTCCGCCATCAATCCTCTACCCGGCGTCGGGTACTATCCAACCGCCTGGAACTGCTTGTGCGCGCTTGTGGTGAGCGTGCTGGGGGTTTCCACCGCGCTTGCGGCGAACGCGGTGAATTTTGCATTTATTGCCGTGGTGTTTCCGTCGGGCATGTTCTTGCTCATGCGAATCATGTTTCCGAAGAAGCCCGGCATTGTTGCATGGGGCTCTCTCTGCGCGCTGGCGTTCTCCGCTTTTCCCTGGATGTTGCTGTTGTTCGGGCCCTTGTACCCGAACATGATCGCGTTCTGCCTGCTACCGCTCGTCCTGTTTTCCTTCATGAGCTTGTTCTCGAAGGGGGTGGGCATTGCGGGTCGCGCGGCCGCGGCGCTGCTGTTTTTCATGGGGATGCTGTGCTGCGCGTTCGCTCAGCCGAACGCGGCTTTCACGGCGGCGGTGTTCCTGGCACCGTTTTGCGCTCGGCAGGCGTACCGGGCGGCGAGTCGTATCCCGGTACCGGCTGGGCGCCAGCGGCTCGTGCAGGTTGCATGTTGCGCTGGGGCGTGCGCGGCAATGGCTGTTGTGTGGTACGTTTTGTACAAAGCGCCTTTTCTCCAGAGCGTCGTGTCTCATTCGTGGCCGGCGATTTCTTCGAAGCCCGAAGCGTTTGTCGATACCCTTTTGCTGGGTTTTCGTGCGGGCGGCGTCCAGGTTGTTCTCGCCGCACTCGTGATCGTAGGCGCACTTTACACGCTGCGTAGGAGAGAATATCTCTGGCTCTCGGTTTCGTATGCGATCATGGCGCTGCTCTATATCGTCGATGCATCGTCCGACGGTCCCCTGCAGCATTTACTCACGGGTTTTTGGTATACCGATTCGTGCCGCGTCGCGGCATCGGCGGCCTTGTTCGCCATCCCTTTGGCGAGTATGGGCTTATGGGCGGCGGCACAGGGTCTCCGCCGGTTGGCGGAGCGGATGTTTCCGAAGGCTTCTCCTCGAAAGATCGGAATCGGTGGAACCTGCGTTGTGGCGGTCGCTTTCGTCCTTGCGAATTACTATCCTGGCATCGCTCTGCCCGTCGACGGTGTCAAGGTGACGGCTCTCGAATGGACGATGTCGTACATGCATCGGCAAAACGACGCAGACGAGTTGCGCGTGTACGGTGCGGACGAGCGTGCGTTCGTTCAAGAGGCGCTGTCCGTCCTTCCCGAGGATGCATTGTTGATCAACGTACCCGACGACGGATCTGCATTCGCTTATGCGGTCGATGGGGCGCGGGTGTATTATCGCTACCTGAGAACGTACGGCGAAGACGACGAAACAGAGGAAAGCGAACTCATCAGGAGCAAATTGTCTGAGATTTCCGCCAACCAAGACGTCCGCGATGCGGTCGATAAGATCGGGGCCGAGTACCTCATCGTGCTCGATCAGGGAAAGTCCGAACAGGAAAGTCCTCGCTTGTTCACGTATGAGAACGGGAAAAACTGGAAAGGCATCGATTCCGTCGATGACGATACTCCCGGATTCGAAATCGTGCTGAGCAGGGACGATATGCGCTTGTATCGAATCACCGCAGCGTAG
- a CDS encoding glycosyltransferase family 2 protein codes for MPAISVIVPMYNVRSYVGQCIESLRRQTFRDFQVICIDDGSTDDTLYFAQDAAKGDERFSFVSQANAGQSAARNVGIERATGKYLLFLDSDDYYEERALQTLYDRAERDGLDDLFFTARSEYENSRTRKRYRDDYDNREDICGNMTGRELLVRFAETDSFCVSPAMQLIRRDFLESSGIRFYEGIVHEDNLFTCMMLAHARRAAFMNEPLYVRRVRPGSTMTEERGIKHVYGHFKSAYELEAWLRTDIRGTRAFDEALLRHIAFCYDLAAFDALSIDEEALDERACQLLRDEELSFRLHVIEHAREMRGVRKEYIESMTYRMGRAILALPCWLKERIGR; via the coding sequence ATGCCTGCTATATCGGTCATTGTTCCAATGTACAACGTTCGTTCCTATGTCGGACAATGCATAGAGTCGCTTCGGCGGCAGACGTTTCGGGACTTTCAAGTCATCTGCATTGACGATGGATCGACCGACGATACGCTGTATTTCGCGCAGGATGCAGCGAAAGGGGACGAGAGGTTCTCGTTCGTCTCTCAGGCGAATGCCGGTCAGTCGGCTGCGAGAAACGTCGGCATCGAAAGAGCGACGGGGAAGTATCTGCTGTTCTTGGATTCCGATGATTACTATGAAGAGCGCGCGCTGCAAACGTTGTACGATCGAGCAGAACGCGACGGGCTGGATGATTTGTTTTTCACGGCCCGCTCCGAATACGAGAACTCTCGTACGCGAAAGCGATATCGCGATGACTACGATAACCGCGAGGACATATGCGGCAACATGACGGGGCGGGAGTTGCTCGTGCGTTTTGCCGAAACGGATTCGTTTTGCGTATCTCCCGCCATGCAGCTCATACGGCGCGATTTCCTTGAGTCTTCAGGCATTCGCTTTTACGAAGGCATCGTTCATGAGGACAATCTGTTCACCTGCATGATGCTCGCCCATGCACGACGCGCGGCTTTCATGAATGAGCCTTTGTACGTTCGCAGGGTGCGACCGGGTTCCACCATGACCGAGGAGCGGGGAATCAAGCATGTGTACGGGCATTTCAAGAGCGCTTACGAGCTTGAGGCATGGCTGCGCACGGATATTCGGGGCACTCGCGCGTTCGATGAGGCGTTGCTGCGCCATATTGCTTTTTGCTACGACTTGGCGGCTTTCGATGCTCTTTCGATTGATGAGGAGGCGCTCGACGAGCGCGCTTGCCAACTGTTGCGCGACGAGGAGCTGTCCTTTCGTCTTCACGTCATCGAACATGCTCGCGAAATGAGAGGAGTTCGTAAAGAGTACATTGAGTCGATGACGTACCGCATGGGTCGTGCTATCCTGGCTCTGCCTTGTTGGCTGAAGGAGCGCATCGGTCGCTAG
- a CDS encoding glycosyltransferase family 4 protein, translated as MEAYTENLAQTLAEAGYRIIVVTLATHGSRGTAVENGIEVVRLPCRGCLNNRYPVAQKNSRYRALWSHLQNERIDYVIVNTRFYLHSLEGLAFARAKGIAPILIEHGSAHLTTGSPLVDAGVKLVEHAVTRAGRRYAASYYAVSRKSSAWLSHFGIASQGELPNAISADGYVSNASKRDFRSEFGLPNDTFAVAFVGRLVGEKGVLELAQAVAEWSSAQSIALFVAGDGPLLETLRTQASSQLHLLGKLSSEDIAALLMQVDALCLPSRSEGFATTLLEAAACSTPIIVTDVGGVDELIPDENFGTVILDKTPETIRRALERAVENRQQLRSQGQNVGRRVRSECSWEKTAEHAVEACRRAQERRGL; from the coding sequence AGAACCTCGCGCAGACATTGGCTGAAGCAGGCTATCGGATCATCGTGGTGACGCTGGCAACCCACGGCTCGAGAGGAACCGCCGTCGAAAACGGCATTGAAGTAGTGAGGCTCCCTTGCAGAGGATGCCTGAACAACCGGTATCCCGTCGCACAGAAAAACAGCCGATACCGAGCGCTTTGGTCTCATCTGCAAAACGAGCGCATCGATTACGTTATCGTCAACACAAGGTTCTATCTGCATTCCCTCGAAGGTCTTGCGTTCGCTCGGGCAAAAGGCATCGCACCGATACTCATCGAGCACGGATCCGCACATTTGACGACGGGTAGTCCCCTCGTCGATGCGGGCGTCAAGCTGGTCGAGCACGCCGTGACGCGTGCCGGGCGACGATACGCCGCCTCGTACTACGCCGTATCCCGTAAGTCGAGCGCATGGCTCTCCCACTTCGGCATCGCCTCGCAAGGCGAGCTCCCCAACGCCATCTCGGCCGATGGCTACGTATCCAATGCGAGCAAACGCGATTTCCGAAGCGAGTTCGGTTTACCGAACGATACCTTCGCTGTGGCTTTCGTTGGTCGACTCGTTGGAGAAAAGGGGGTTCTCGAGCTCGCACAAGCCGTTGCAGAGTGGTCATCCGCGCAAAGTATTGCCCTGTTCGTGGCTGGCGACGGACCGCTCCTCGAAACGTTGCGGACGCAAGCAAGCAGCCAGTTGCACCTCCTTGGCAAGCTTTCCAGCGAAGACATCGCCGCACTGCTTATGCAGGTCGATGCCTTGTGTCTCCCCTCGCGGTCCGAAGGGTTCGCCACGACGCTACTTGAAGCAGCTGCCTGCAGCACCCCGATCATCGTCACCGACGTCGGCGGCGTGGACGAGCTCATCCCCGATGAGAATTTTGGGACCGTCATTCTCGACAAGACGCCCGAAACCATACGTCGAGCGCTTGAGCGAGCCGTCGAAAACCGTCAGCAACTGCGATCGCAGGGGCAGAACGTTGGGCGGCGCGTTCGTTCCGAATGCTCCTGGGAGAAAACTGCCGAGCACGCTGTTGAAGCATGCCGACGCGCCCAGGAGCGCCGAGGCCTGTAG
- the yidC gene encoding membrane protein insertase YidC, translating into MLDAFASLLWLIVQPCYDLTGNWWIAILLFTVIIKLLMLPLSLWVQKSAILMVQLMPALNRINVKFFGDREAIGEAQSALYKEKHYHPMVSLVPLVIQILILFGLVEVVHWITDGGAPGTEFMGMVPIEDGGASWTMPLLAGLSAVVMGFAQNRINPLQKEQPRAEKNMTNGLSIGLSFILGVFVATGMGFYWVVSNLMSIIIQALCNVIIKPAKYIDYAELEASRDDIEALHALEAGRKKRRWFDPLSKREKADYKRFFNTVNKHIVFYSESSGFYKYFKGAVEWLLKNSDAPVHYVTNDPDDQIFELAKREERIKPYFIGQKKTITLMMKMDADVVVTTQEDLDNYYNKRSYVRKDVEYVFMFHHMTSTHMTATRESYDNYDAIMCVGPHQVRELRRAEELRDLPKKELVECGYGLMDEIVADYERGAATREANERPVVMIAPSWQEDCILDSCIDEMLESLLGHGYRIVVRPHPEYTKRYGARWEALVARYGHVSEDELCFEEDFSRNDSVLSSDILITDWSSIPCEFCFATKKPAVFVDTTMKVANPDYLELGIEPTDISLRNQIGRSVPVEEVPAIGKVVERMLATQDEWKDAIERVLDGFVFNLGHGGEVAGEYLLGRMLAKQEEKKQVDHA; encoded by the coding sequence ATGTTAGACGCCTTCGCCAGCTTGCTCTGGCTCATCGTTCAGCCCTGTTACGACCTGACGGGGAACTGGTGGATTGCCATCCTCCTGTTCACGGTCATCATCAAGCTGCTCATGTTGCCGTTGTCGTTGTGGGTGCAGAAGAGCGCCATCCTCATGGTACAGCTCATGCCCGCGCTCAACCGCATCAACGTCAAGTTCTTCGGTGATCGCGAGGCCATCGGGGAGGCGCAAAGCGCGCTGTACAAGGAGAAGCATTACCATCCCATGGTCAGCCTTGTGCCGCTGGTTATCCAGATCCTCATCCTGTTCGGACTCGTGGAGGTCGTGCATTGGATCACCGACGGCGGCGCGCCCGGCACCGAGTTCATGGGCATGGTCCCCATCGAGGACGGCGGCGCTTCGTGGACCATGCCGCTTCTGGCCGGCCTGTCGGCCGTCGTCATGGGCTTCGCGCAGAACCGCATCAACCCGCTGCAGAAAGAGCAGCCGCGTGCCGAGAAGAACATGACGAACGGCCTGTCCATCGGCTTGTCGTTCATCCTCGGCGTGTTCGTGGCCACCGGCATGGGCTTCTACTGGGTCGTCTCGAACCTCATGTCCATCATCATCCAGGCACTGTGCAACGTCATCATCAAGCCGGCGAAGTACATCGACTACGCCGAGCTTGAGGCGAGCCGCGATGACATCGAGGCGTTGCATGCGCTCGAAGCCGGGCGCAAGAAGCGTCGCTGGTTTGATCCGCTTTCGAAGCGCGAGAAGGCCGACTACAAGCGGTTCTTCAACACGGTGAACAAGCATATCGTCTTCTATTCCGAGAGCAGCGGCTTCTACAAGTACTTCAAGGGGGCGGTCGAGTGGCTGCTCAAGAACTCCGACGCTCCCGTCCATTACGTGACGAACGATCCCGACGACCAGATCTTCGAGCTGGCGAAGCGCGAGGAGCGCATCAAGCCGTACTTTATCGGCCAGAAGAAGACCATCACGCTCATGATGAAGATGGACGCCGATGTCGTGGTGACCACGCAGGAGGACCTGGACAACTACTACAACAAACGTTCGTACGTGCGCAAGGACGTGGAGTACGTGTTCATGTTCCATCACATGACGAGCACGCACATGACGGCGACCCGGGAGTCTTACGACAATTACGACGCCATCATGTGCGTCGGGCCGCATCAGGTGCGCGAGCTGCGCCGCGCCGAGGAGCTGCGCGACCTGCCGAAGAAAGAGCTTGTGGAGTGCGGGTACGGCTTGATGGACGAGATCGTCGCGGATTACGAGCGCGGCGCTGCGACGCGGGAGGCAAACGAACGCCCCGTGGTGATGATCGCGCCTTCGTGGCAGGAGGATTGCATCCTCGATTCGTGCATCGACGAGATGCTGGAATCGCTCTTGGGGCACGGCTACCGTATCGTCGTGCGCCCGCATCCTGAGTACACGAAGCGCTACGGTGCTCGTTGGGAGGCGCTTGTGGCGCGCTACGGGCACGTGTCGGAAGACGAGCTGTGCTTTGAGGAAGACTTCAGCCGCAACGATTCGGTGCTGTCGTCCGACATCCTCATCACGGACTGGTCGTCCATACCCTGCGAGTTCTGCTTCGCCACCAAGAAGCCCGCGGTGTTCGTGGACACCACCATGAAGGTCGCCAATCCCGACTATCTGGAACTCGGCATCGAGCCGACGGACATTTCCCTGCGCAACCAGATCGGTCGTTCGGTCCCGGTCGAGGAGGTGCCTGCCATCGGTAAGGTGGTCGAGCGCATGCTCGCGACGCAGGACGAATGGAAGGACGCTATCGAACGGGTTTTAGACGGGTTCGTCTTCAACCTCGGACATGGGGGCGAGGTGGCCGGCGAGTACCTGCTGGGCCGCATGCTCGCGAAACAAGAAGAGAAGAAGCAGGTGGATCATGCTTAA
- a CDS encoding glycosyltransferase family 2 protein, with protein MAQSPCVSVVVPMYNAEGVVEDCLNSVLSQTLSDFELICVDDESTDGTCSLVETLAARDDRIRFLKQKSSGPGVARNAGLAAARGTFVYCLDADDFIERNMLALCVRALEETESDVALVAFCTYNDQCRRAFPAEWSMRNEDVYPSYPSGTFSWSTAPDLFFETVQNVPWNKVVRRSLLAKHNIRFQELRLTEDLMYSLPAAVAAQRIVRVSKPLVVHREYSGTNAMSDKGRHPLDFLKAFDALKVWLHAEGKYDSLRSAYQTWLLDAVYYNLPTYRTFEGFSSAFDLLVSDDLRAFDLADMEIEAVRDHRHRAVLEALRLGSRERFLLACANVEAAEVEEQRCGFQDRQTSLRWLARCLRDRMRG; from the coding sequence ATGGCTCAGAGTCCATGTGTTTCGGTCGTGGTTCCCATGTACAATGCTGAGGGCGTCGTCGAGGATTGCCTGAACAGCGTGTTGTCTCAGACGCTTTCCGATTTCGAGCTGATCTGCGTAGACGATGAGTCGACGGACGGTACCTGTTCTCTTGTGGAAACGCTCGCCGCGCGCGACGACCGCATAAGGTTTCTGAAGCAGAAAAGCTCCGGGCCCGGAGTTGCTCGCAACGCGGGTCTGGCTGCTGCTCGAGGAACGTTCGTATACTGCCTCGACGCGGACGACTTCATCGAGCGAAACATGCTCGCCTTGTGCGTGAGGGCTCTCGAAGAAACAGAATCCGATGTTGCGCTTGTAGCGTTTTGCACGTACAACGATCAATGTCGGCGTGCGTTTCCTGCGGAATGGAGCATGCGCAATGAGGACGTGTACCCCTCGTATCCATCGGGAACGTTTTCCTGGTCGACAGCGCCCGATCTTTTTTTTGAAACGGTGCAGAACGTGCCTTGGAACAAAGTGGTTCGACGCAGTCTTTTGGCGAAGCATAACATACGATTTCAAGAACTGCGATTGACCGAGGACCTCATGTACTCCCTCCCTGCTGCCGTTGCAGCCCAGCGCATCGTGCGTGTGTCGAAGCCGCTCGTCGTTCATCGGGAGTATTCAGGAACCAACGCTATGTCCGACAAAGGACGCCATCCGCTTGACTTCCTCAAGGCGTTCGATGCTTTGAAAGTCTGGCTGCATGCGGAAGGAAAGTACGATTCGCTGCGCTCGGCCTATCAGACGTGGCTTTTGGATGCGGTCTACTACAATCTTCCGACGTACAGAACCTTCGAGGGCTTCTCTTCGGCTTTCGATTTGCTGGTGTCGGACGATCTGCGTGCATTCGACTTGGCCGATATGGAGATCGAGGCTGTACGCGACCATCGACACCGCGCCGTTTTGGAGGCGCTGCGCTTAGGGTCTCGTGAGCGATTTCTTTTGGCATGCGCCAATGTCGAAGCGGCTGAGGTGGAGGAACAGAGGTGCGGGTTTCAGGATAGGCAAACATCGCTACGATGGCTCGCTAGATGCTTGCGCGATCGGATGCGGGGTTAA